The following are from one region of the Nicotiana tomentosiformis chromosome 7, ASM39032v3, whole genome shotgun sequence genome:
- the LOC104115927 gene encoding putative protein FAR1-RELATED SEQUENCE 10, with product MSIYLGSLILLLSTKITTFSQLIMAAKPLNNIWIRRQQCPCGDWKCYIKADGDDQAANVSLMTKSETASSSSQYDVFTPYVGQIFKSDDEAFEYYSNFARKNGFSIRKARSTESQNLGIYRRDFVCYRSGFNQPRKKANVEHPRDRKSVRCGCDAKLYLTKEIVDGVAQWYVSQFSNVHNHELLEDDQVRLLPAYRKIQEADQERILLLSKAGFPVNRIVKVLELEKGVQPGQLPFIEKDVRNFVRTCKKTVQENDALITEKRENDLLELLETCKASEQKNVGFVYSYTTNENGRVENIAWSYGHSLRAYSLFGDVVTFDTTYRSITYNMVLGVWFGIDNNGNAIFLGCVLLQDETSQSFSWALKSFVRFMRGKQPQTIVTDIDSGLRDAIASEMPNTKHVICIWQVLSKLSSWFSLPLGLQYPDFKSEFDMLCRLENVEDFEHQWNHLVARFGVGSDKHIALLLSYRTSWPTSYMQNFFLARTMTIEYWKLIETFMKNILSPQSSLLLFFEQIGLVSNLGNHNKEKRLYMPAKTCLPLEEHARSVLTHYAFNVMQHEIMLSMQYAITEMANSSYLVRHYKKMEAECLVIWIPEDEQVHCSCKEFEHSGILCRHSIRMLVSKNYFRIPEKYFPLRWRLESSLAPLDDSVVQSSASEYSQIFHDLSGSLYSESFISKQRVDYVNRELKQLLEHVQNMPTVDEVAVSSAPINVSEL from the exons ATGTCAATATATTTGGGTTCATTAATACTACTTTTATCTACAAAGATTACAACTTTTTCACAGTTG ATAATGGCAGCAAAGCCATTGAATAATATCTGGATTAGGAGGCAGCAATGCCCTTGTGGAGATTGGAAGTGTTACATTAAAGCCGATGGAGATGATCAAGCAGCAAATGTTTCTCTAATGACGAAGAGTGAAACAGCATCGTCTTCGTCCCAATATGATGTCTTTACTCCATATGTTGGTCAGATATTTAAAAGTGACGATGAAGCATTTGAATATTATAGCAACTTTGCTAGGAAGAACGGGTTTTCTATTAGGAAAGCGCGATCAACAGAAAGCCAGAATTTGGGGATCTATAGAAGGGATTTTGTGTGTTATCGGTCTGGATTCAATCAACCAAGGAAAAAGGCCAATGTGGAACACCCTCGGGACAGGAAATCAGTACGGTGTGGATGTGATGCGAAGCTCTACTTGACAAAAGAAATTGTTGATGGCGTAGCACAATGGTATGTTTCTCAGTTCAGTAATGTTCATAACCATGAATTATTGGAAGATGATCAAGTTAGACTACTTCCTGCATATCGAAAAATCCAAGAGGCTGACCAGGAACGGATTCTTTTGCTGTCCAAAGCTGGTTTTCCTGTCAATCGGATAGTGAAGGTGCTGGAATTAGAGAAAGGAGTTCAACCAGGTCAGTTGCCTTTCATAGAAAAAGATGTCAGAAATTTTGTCAGGACGTGTAAGAAAACCGTTCAGGAGAATGATGCTTTGATCACAGAGAAAAGGGAAAATGAtcttttggagcttcttgagactTGCAAAGCATCAGAACAAAAGAATGTGGGGTTCGTTTACAGTTATACTACTAATGAAAATGGCAGAGTAGAAAACATCGCGTGGTCTTATGGACACTCTCTTCGTGCATATTCTTTATTTGGTGATGTCGTCACTTTTGACACCACATACCGGTCTATCACCTATAATATGGTCCTTGGTGTGTggtttggaattgataataatggGAATGCAATTTTTCTTGGATGCGTTCTGCTGCAAGATGAGACATCACAGTCATTCTCTTGGGCCTTAAAG TCTTTTGTTCGATTCATGAGAGGAAAACAACCGCAGACAATTGTGACTGATATAGATTCAGGGCTAAGAGATGCTATAGCAAGCGAGATGCCTAACACTAAGCATGTTATATGTATATGGCAAGTTCTCTCAAAATTATCTAGTTGGTTCTCTTTGCCCCTTGGATTACAGTATCCAGATTTTAAATCTGAGTTTGATATGTTGTGTCGACTGGAAAATGTAGAGGACTTTGAGCATCAATGGAATCATCTGGTTGCTCGATTTGGAGTTGGTTCAGATAAGCACATTGCTCTACTTCTCTCTTATCGAACATCCTGGCCAACTTCTTACATGCAGAACTTTTTCCTGGCCCGAACAATGACCATTGAGTATTGGAAATTGATAGAGACATTCATGAAGAATATCTTAAGCCCTCAATCAAGCTTACTGTTATTCTTTGAGCAG ATTGGTTTAGTTTCCAACTTGGGGAATCACAATAAGGAAAAACGACTTTATATGCCTGCTAAGACTTGCCTTCCtcttgaagaacatgcaaggagTGTTCTTACGCATTATGCGTTCAATGTCATGCAGCATGAGATTATGCTATCTATGCAATACGCAATAACAGAAATGGCTAATAGCTCATATCTCGTGAGGCATTACAAGAAAATGGAAGCAGAGTGTCTTGTGATTTGGATACCTGAAGATGAGCAAGTTCACTGCTCTTGTAAGGAATTTGAGCATTCTGGCATTTTGTGCCGGCATTCGATTCGAATGCTAGTATCTAAAAACTACTTCCGAATCCCAGAAAAGTATTTTCCACTTCGATGGAGACTCGAGAGTTCCTTAGCTCCCCTGGATGATTCAGTCGTTCAAAGTAGCGCTAGTGAGTATTCTCAAATTTTCCATGATCTTAGTGGAAGTCTATATTCAGAATCATTCATCTCTAAACAGCGTGTTGATTACGTTAATCGAGAGCTCAAACAGCTCCTTGAGCATGTACAGAATATGCCTACAGTGGATGAAGTTGCTGTAAGTTCAGCACCTATCAATGTGAGTGAACTCTAG